One region of Haladaptatus cibarius D43 genomic DNA includes:
- the argH gene encoding argininosuccinate lyase, producing the protein MSEQGSGIGSDESGNGGNGGNSDSDVVRGDRFSGGPARAFLSSLSADERIFAADLAVDRAHVVMLAEQGIIEDETAGEILTALNVVEVDGHGSLPDGEDVHAAIETSVVQKVGGDGGKMHTARSRNDEVATCIRYRLREDILGVLDATLALREALLETAESHANTVMPGYTHLQPAQPTTIGHFLASYDQAISRDTERLLDAYGRVNQSPLGAAAFAGTPFDVNRERVADLLGFESVLGNSMDASSARDFLVETVSALATLATTLSGIAEDLVIYSNRGFVELSDDYSSTSSIMPQKKNPDTLELVRAVAGDAHAGLSGLLSTLKGLPRAYNRDLQRATPHAWDAIDAVTDAVEVTAGAVATATWNEDVLAEESAEGFSTATGVADLLAMCGVPFRTAHELVATAGEADYDALDSAAKDVLGAPLAEYVPREEVESALDPDTSVEMRDSHGGPAGDPMAESLSDAEATLVVHEEVAAELVESLDAANELLQTEVNDYV; encoded by the coding sequence ATGAGTGAGCAAGGGAGTGGAATCGGGAGCGATGAAAGCGGAAACGGCGGAAACGGCGGAAACAGCGACAGTGATGTCGTCCGCGGCGACCGCTTCAGCGGCGGCCCCGCCCGTGCATTCCTCTCGTCGCTGTCCGCGGACGAGCGCATCTTCGCGGCAGACCTCGCGGTAGACCGCGCCCACGTCGTGATGCTCGCGGAACAGGGCATCATCGAAGACGAAACGGCGGGCGAGATTCTCACCGCGCTGAACGTGGTTGAAGTGGATGGCCACGGGTCGCTTCCCGATGGCGAGGACGTTCACGCCGCAATCGAAACGTCGGTCGTTCAGAAAGTCGGGGGTGACGGCGGGAAGATGCACACCGCCAGAAGCAGGAACGACGAGGTTGCGACCTGCATCCGTTATCGCCTCCGCGAGGATATTTTGGGTGTGCTGGATGCCACACTCGCACTCCGCGAAGCACTGCTCGAAACGGCGGAGTCGCACGCGAATACAGTGATGCCGGGCTACACACACCTTCAGCCTGCTCAACCAACCACGATCGGGCACTTCCTCGCGTCCTACGACCAGGCTATTTCGCGCGATACGGAACGCCTGCTGGACGCCTACGGAAGAGTGAACCAGTCGCCTCTCGGCGCTGCGGCATTCGCTGGAACGCCGTTCGATGTGAACCGCGAGCGCGTGGCCGACCTGCTCGGATTCGAATCGGTTTTGGGGAACTCGATGGACGCCTCGTCTGCCCGCGATTTTCTGGTAGAAACGGTTTCTGCGCTGGCGACCCTCGCCACGACGCTGTCCGGAATCGCGGAAGACCTCGTCATCTACTCGAATCGCGGGTTCGTGGAACTGTCGGACGACTACTCGTCCACGTCGTCCATCATGCCCCAGAAGAAAAATCCCGACACCCTCGAACTGGTTCGTGCGGTGGCGGGCGATGCGCACGCCGGACTGTCCGGTCTGCTTTCGACGCTCAAGGGACTTCCCCGCGCGTACAACCGCGACCTTCAGCGCGCGACGCCCCACGCGTGGGACGCCATCGACGCCGTGACCGACGCAGTCGAGGTCACGGCGGGCGCGGTGGCGACCGCAACGTGGAACGAGGACGTACTGGCCGAAGAATCCGCGGAGGGCTTTTCGACCGCAACCGGCGTCGCCGACCTGCTGGCCATGTGCGGCGTGCCGTTCCGCACCGCACACGAACTGGTTGCGACGGCGGGCGAGGCGGACTACGACGCGTTGGATTCCGCGGCGAAAGACGTGCTCGGCGCACCGCTCGCGGAGTACGTCCCCCGTGAGGAAGTCGAATCCGCGCTCGACCCCGATACGAGCGTCGAGATGCGCGATTCGCACGGCGGCCCCGCTGGCGACCCGATGGCAGAAAGCCTGAGCGATGCGGAAGCGACGCTGGTCGTCCACGAAGAAGTGGCGGCCGAACTGGTCGAATCGCTCGACGCCGCGAACGAACTGCTACAGACAGAGGTGAACGACTATGTCTGA
- a CDS encoding argininosuccinate synthase produces MKSVALAFSGGLDTTVCVPLLEEEYDYDEVIGVTVDVGQPEEEFAEAEETAEALNLEHYVVDAKDAFAEQCLDAVKANATYQGYPLGTALARPVIAEAILDVAKQNDCDAVAHGCTGKGNDQLRFEAVWRASDLEVIAPVRELGLTRKWEMEYADDHDLPVEGGNEGVWSIDTNLWSRSVEGGNLEDPGYVPPEDIYEWTTKPGAETELAEIEFENGKPVAIDGESYDSVELIEYLNELAGKHGVGRTDLMEDRMLGLKVRENYEHPAATTLLNAHQALEGLVLTKEERSSKTGIDQQWAEKAYEGLLSAPLVDALDGFIDTTQEKVTGTVTVKFEGGQARPVARESEYAVYSEDAASFNTETVGKIEQADATGVAKYHGYQSRLANNE; encoded by the coding sequence ATGAAATCCGTTGCACTCGCCTTCTCGGGCGGTCTCGATACGACAGTATGCGTCCCACTCCTCGAAGAGGAGTACGACTACGACGAAGTAATCGGCGTCACTGTAGACGTGGGACAACCTGAAGAAGAATTTGCAGAGGCAGAGGAAACCGCGGAAGCGCTCAATCTGGAACACTACGTTGTGGACGCGAAAGACGCGTTCGCGGAACAGTGTCTCGACGCGGTGAAAGCCAACGCGACGTATCAGGGCTATCCGCTCGGGACAGCGCTCGCCCGCCCGGTAATCGCCGAAGCGATTCTCGACGTGGCGAAGCAAAACGACTGCGATGCCGTCGCGCACGGTTGTACCGGAAAAGGAAACGACCAGTTGCGTTTCGAGGCAGTGTGGCGCGCCTCCGATTTGGAAGTTATCGCCCCCGTGCGTGAACTCGGCCTGACCCGCAAATGGGAGATGGAGTACGCGGACGACCACGACTTGCCCGTGGAGGGCGGCAACGAAGGCGTCTGGAGCATCGACACGAATCTCTGGAGTCGCTCCGTCGAGGGTGGCAATCTGGAAGACCCAGGCTACGTTCCGCCGGAGGACATCTACGAGTGGACGACGAAACCGGGTGCCGAAACCGAACTCGCCGAAATCGAGTTCGAGAACGGGAAACCCGTCGCCATCGACGGCGAATCCTACGATTCGGTCGAACTCATCGAATACCTGAACGAACTCGCTGGCAAACACGGCGTCGGCCGCACCGACCTCATGGAAGACCGCATGCTCGGCCTGAAAGTGCGCGAGAACTACGAACATCCGGCGGCGACGACCCTTCTCAACGCGCACCAAGCCCTCGAAGGCTTGGTGCTGACGAAAGAAGAACGCTCCTCGAAGACCGGAATCGACCAGCAGTGGGCCGAAAAGGCCTACGAGGGACTGCTTTCTGCACCCCTCGTGGACGCCCTCGACGGCTTCATCGACACCACGCAGGAGAAAGTTACCGGCACGGTGACGGTCAAATTCGAGGGTGGACAGGCCCGTCCGGTCGCCCGCGAGAGCGAGTATGCCGTCTACTCCGAGGACGCCGCTTCGTTCAACACCGAAACCGTCGGCAAAATCGAGCAGGCCGACGCGACAGGTGTGGCGAAATACCACGGCTATCAGTCACGCTTGGCGAATAATGAGTGA
- a CDS encoding ATP-dependent DNA helicase translates to MSTTNEYMRFFPYESPYDNQQEAMDRIYNGLARGQDVVFEGACGTGKTLSSLAPALEFAREEDKTVVITTNVHQQMRQFVTEAREINENEPLRAVVFRGKGSMCHIDVDYQECQVLRDNTYEVVDKERDKQELEQRQRELLEVMQDGDETAAEARSAVMDELDQIQDEVENLREANVCDYYYNNLTEDTGEFYQWLYKDVRTPDDIYEYAEQQGMCGYELLKDGMEGVDLVVCNYHHLLDPMIREQFFRWLDRDPEDVITIFDEAHNIEGTARDHASRTLTENTLDSALDELQESDDFRSESGFNVLAAFQRALKATYEDSFGFGERETIGENWQDVPVANENKRDDLTLNFLQEYTGKGIDDELDDALGLAKELDQQYEEAYKEGDAKTRQECQTLQAANFVKSYMDEGAELGQYPVAAVRRDEGTDEVYGRAELYTCIPREVTKALFDEVYATVLMSATLRPFDVLSDVLGLTEPVTLAYGLQFPEENRRTFAVESPALFASERSEQETQQTIADVLTDTVKFTAGNTLVFFPSYSEAERYRDLVRNRIDGTLYFDEAGTPVEELRQRFTSDSNGVLFTSLWGTLAEGVSFDGNDARTVVVVGVPYPHLDDRMDAVQDAYDRVFADRSGRNSGWEYAVEIPTIRKTRQALGRVIRSPEDFGIRVLLDKRYTEKSVREMGKYSVRETFPTEEREEMLDIAPEKLKFAMLNFFTDKDAWDEEPPKPQ, encoded by the coding sequence GTGTCCACGACGAACGAGTATATGCGGTTCTTTCCCTACGAGTCGCCCTACGACAACCAGCAGGAGGCGATGGACCGTATCTACAACGGACTGGCTCGCGGACAGGACGTGGTTTTCGAGGGTGCCTGCGGGACGGGAAAAACCCTCTCGTCGCTCGCGCCCGCGCTGGAGTTCGCCCGCGAGGAGGACAAAACAGTGGTTATCACGACCAACGTCCACCAGCAGATGCGCCAGTTCGTGACCGAGGCGCGCGAAATCAACGAAAACGAACCCCTTCGTGCCGTCGTTTTCCGCGGGAAGGGGTCGATGTGCCACATCGACGTGGACTACCAGGAGTGTCAGGTACTCCGGGACAACACCTACGAAGTCGTGGATAAGGAACGCGACAAACAGGAACTCGAACAGCGCCAGCGCGAACTGCTCGAAGTGATGCAGGATGGCGACGAAACCGCCGCAGAGGCACGAAGTGCGGTGATGGACGAACTCGACCAGATTCAGGACGAAGTCGAGAACCTGCGCGAAGCGAACGTCTGTGACTACTACTACAACAATCTCACCGAAGACACGGGCGAGTTCTACCAGTGGCTCTACAAGGACGTTCGGACGCCCGACGACATTTACGAGTACGCAGAGCAACAGGGGATGTGCGGCTACGAACTGCTGAAAGACGGCATGGAGGGCGTCGATTTGGTCGTCTGCAACTACCACCACCTCCTCGACCCGATGATACGCGAGCAGTTCTTCCGGTGGTTAGACCGCGACCCGGAGGACGTTATCACCATCTTCGACGAGGCGCACAACATCGAGGGGACGGCGCGCGACCACGCCTCCAGAACCCTTACGGAGAACACCCTCGACAGCGCACTGGACGAGTTGCAGGAGAGCGACGACTTCCGAAGCGAGTCCGGATTCAACGTTCTCGCCGCATTTCAGCGCGCGCTGAAAGCGACCTACGAGGATTCGTTCGGATTCGGCGAGCGAGAGACAATCGGCGAAAACTGGCAGGACGTGCCGGTAGCAAACGAGAACAAGCGCGACGACCTCACCCTCAACTTCCTCCAAGAGTACACCGGGAAGGGAATCGACGACGAACTGGACGACGCGCTCGGCCTTGCCAAAGAACTCGACCAGCAGTACGAGGAGGCGTACAAAGAAGGCGACGCGAAAACCCGACAGGAGTGTCAGACGCTTCAGGCCGCGAACTTCGTCAAATCCTACATGGACGAGGGGGCCGAACTCGGCCAGTACCCGGTTGCCGCGGTTCGGCGCGACGAAGGCACCGACGAAGTGTACGGACGCGCAGAACTCTACACTTGCATCCCGCGCGAAGTGACGAAAGCCCTCTTCGATGAGGTGTATGCGACAGTTTTGATGAGCGCGACTCTGCGTCCATTCGACGTGTTGTCCGACGTACTGGGACTCACGGAGCCAGTCACGCTAGCCTACGGACTCCAATTTCCCGAGGAAAACCGCCGAACCTTCGCCGTCGAATCGCCCGCGTTGTTCGCTAGCGAGCGGAGCGAGCAGGAAACCCAACAAACCATCGCGGACGTGCTGACCGACACCGTCAAATTCACCGCCGGGAATACGCTCGTCTTCTTCCCGAGTTACAGCGAGGCAGAACGCTACCGCGACCTCGTGCGAAACCGAATCGACGGAACCCTGTACTTCGATGAGGCAGGAACGCCCGTCGAAGAACTCCGCCAGCGGTTCACCAGTGATTCGAACGGCGTTCTCTTTACCTCGCTCTGGGGGACGCTGGCCGAGGGCGTCAGCTTCGACGGAAACGACGCTCGAACTGTCGTTGTCGTCGGCGTTCCATACCCGCATCTGGACGACCGGATGGATGCCGTGCAGGATGCCTACGACAGGGTGTTCGCCGACCGCTCCGGACGAAATTCGGGCTGGGAGTACGCCGTCGAGATTCCGACGATTCGGAAGACGCGACAGGCACTCGGACGAGTAATTCGCTCGCCCGAGGATTTCGGCATCAGGGTGCTGTTGGACAAACGCTACACCGAAAAAAGCGTCCGAGAGATGGGCAAGTACAGCGTCCGAGAAACCTTCCCGACGGAAGAGCGAGAGGAGATGCTGGACATCGCCCCGGAAAAACTCAAATTCGCCATGCTGAACTTCTTTACAGACAAGGATGCGTGGGACGAGGAACCGCCGAAACCGCAGTGA
- the argC gene encoding N-acetyl-gamma-glutamyl-phosphate reductase translates to MAAATEEQTVESEETLSATVIGASGYTGGELLRLLSGHPNFEVAQATSREYANKTVGSVHPNLRGANLRFSEPDDLESVDVLFAGTPHGVSMEHVDEFGESADTVVDLSADFRLETEAEYDEWYDGHTCPEYLDEAVYALPEIFREELPGADLIAAGGCNATATILGLYPLFNAGILSGSEQIVVDVKVGSSEGGASPSKASSHVERSGIVRPYAPIGHRHEAEIEAILGTSVSFTAHAVDMVRGASATSHVFPDSPVSKGDLWKAYRNCYEDEPFVRLVAGGSGVYRYPEPKAVAGTNNAEVGFELDPSNKRVVVFSAIDNLMKGSAGQAVHAANVALGFEETAGLAFQGLHPVGSP, encoded by the coding sequence ATGGCCGCCGCGACCGAAGAGCAGACCGTGGAGAGCGAAGAAACGCTCTCCGCCACCGTTATCGGAGCCAGCGGCTACACCGGCGGCGAACTGCTTCGCTTGCTCTCCGGCCACCCCAACTTCGAGGTGGCCCAAGCCACGAGCAGGGAGTACGCCAACAAGACGGTTGGCTCGGTACATCCGAACCTTCGCGGGGCAAACCTGCGCTTTTCGGAACCCGATGACCTTGAATCCGTGGACGTGCTATTCGCGGGAACGCCCCACGGCGTCTCGATGGAGCACGTAGACGAGTTCGGGGAATCCGCAGACACCGTGGTCGATTTGAGCGCGGACTTCCGCCTCGAAACCGAGGCAGAGTACGACGAGTGGTACGACGGCCACACCTGCCCGGAATACTTGGACGAGGCAGTGTACGCCCTGCCCGAAATATTCCGCGAGGAACTGCCCGGTGCAGACCTCATTGCCGCGGGTGGCTGTAACGCCACCGCGACGATTCTCGGCCTGTATCCCCTGTTCAACGCCGGAATCCTGTCCGGAAGCGAGCAAATCGTCGTTGACGTGAAAGTCGGTTCGTCGGAAGGCGGCGCGAGTCCGAGCAAGGCGTCGAGCCATGTCGAACGTTCGGGTATCGTTCGTCCATACGCACCGATAGGTCATCGCCACGAGGCTGAAATCGAAGCGATTCTGGGAACCAGCGTCTCGTTTACGGCCCACGCCGTGGACATGGTTCGCGGGGCATCCGCGACGAGTCACGTTTTCCCCGACTCACCGGTTTCGAAGGGTGACCTCTGGAAAGCCTACCGAAACTGCTACGAGGACGAACCGTTCGTCCGCCTCGTCGCGGGCGGAAGCGGCGTCTATCGCTATCCCGAACCCAAGGCAGTCGCCGGGACGAACAACGCAGAGGTCGGGTTCGAACTCGACCCGAGCAACAAGCGCGTGGTCGTCTTCAGCGCCATCGACAACCTGATGAAGGGGTCGGCGGGGCAGGCCGTCCACGCAGCGAACGTCGCATTAGGATTCGAGGAAACCGCCGGACTGGCGTTTCAGGGGCTTCACCCCGTGGGGTCGCCATGA
- the lysX gene encoding lysine biosynthesis protein LysX: MHVGLLYSRIRKDEKLLLAELRDRGHEVTKIDVRKETFDLTDAPDTFANLDVAIDRCLATSRSLYATQFCEAYGIPVVNSHETADICADKVKTSLALAGAGIPTPATKVAFTTNSAMEAIESFGYPCVLKPVVGSWGRLMAKIDSESAAEAILEHKATLGHYEHKVFYVQEFVDKPGRDIRVLAIDGEPVAAMARHDDHWLTNAAKGAETTTFELDSEAKSLVEQASDAVGGGLLGVDLMETESGYTVHEVNHTVEFKALNDAVDVDVPAEVVDWLESKVQMEVVA; encoded by the coding sequence GTGCACGTAGGACTGCTCTACTCCCGTATCCGCAAGGACGAAAAGCTCCTGCTCGCCGAACTCCGCGACCGCGGGCACGAAGTGACCAAAATCGACGTGCGCAAGGAGACGTTCGATCTGACGGACGCGCCGGACACCTTCGCCAACCTCGACGTCGCCATCGACCGCTGTCTGGCGACGAGCAGAAGCCTGTACGCTACGCAGTTCTGCGAGGCCTACGGCATCCCCGTCGTCAACAGCCACGAAACGGCGGACATCTGCGCCGACAAGGTAAAGACCAGTCTGGCGCTCGCAGGGGCGGGCATCCCTACGCCTGCGACGAAGGTCGCATTTACGACGAACAGCGCGATGGAAGCCATCGAATCCTTCGGTTACCCATGCGTGCTCAAACCCGTCGTCGGGTCGTGGGGTCGCCTCATGGCGAAAATCGACTCGGAGAGTGCGGCCGAGGCCATCTTGGAACACAAGGCTACACTCGGCCACTACGAGCACAAGGTGTTCTACGTGCAGGAGTTCGTCGATAAACCCGGTAGGGACATCCGCGTGCTTGCAATCGACGGCGAACCGGTCGCGGCGATGGCCCGCCACGACGACCACTGGCTGACGAACGCCGCGAAAGGCGCGGAAACGACGACGTTCGAACTGGATTCGGAAGCGAAATCGCTGGTCGAGCAAGCCAGTGATGCGGTCGGCGGCGGCCTGCTCGGCGTCGATTTGATGGAAACCGAATCGGGCTACACGGTTCACGAGGTGAACCACACGGTCGAGTTCAAAGCGCTGAACGATGCGGTTGACGTGGACGTTCCTGCCGAAGTCGTCGATTGGTTGGAATCGAAGGTGCAGATGGAGGTGGTGGCCTGA
- a CDS encoding acetylglutamate/acetylaminoadipate kinase has translation MNGKQYTKDELLSAHDHLIDNDNVPEDAEDDLWTDGGIIDDEDENAPIVVKIGGARAVNPAGALGDIAHLTANGEDVVVVHGGSTAVDDTLEALGEEPEYVESPNGIVGRFTDERAMEVFEMVMPGKLNTDLTADLQAEGVRAVGLSGVDGSLLTGLRKSAVRVVEDGKKKIRRGDHSGKIESVNASLLETLLAENYTPVVTVPMLADDGTPVNADADRAAAAIAGALGGELVVLTDVPGLLENPDNETTLIEQVATPAEMATAKDVAEGFMTKKVMAATEALNGGAKSVVIADANNRDPITAAQKGHGTKFTPAAVEGPQ, from the coding sequence ATGAATGGAAAACAGTACACGAAAGACGAACTGCTTTCCGCACACGACCACCTCATCGACAACGACAACGTTCCGGAGGATGCAGAGGACGACCTTTGGACTGATGGTGGCATCATCGATGACGAAGACGAAAATGCCCCAATCGTCGTGAAAATTGGCGGTGCTCGCGCGGTGAATCCGGCAGGCGCGCTGGGCGACATCGCCCACCTGACCGCAAACGGCGAGGACGTGGTGGTCGTCCACGGCGGTTCGACCGCCGTGGACGACACGCTCGAAGCACTGGGCGAAGAGCCCGAATACGTGGAATCGCCGAACGGCATCGTCGGGCGCTTTACTGACGAGCGCGCGATGGAGGTGTTCGAGATGGTCATGCCCGGCAAACTCAACACCGACCTGACCGCGGATCTGCAGGCCGAAGGCGTCCGCGCAGTCGGGCTTTCCGGCGTTGATGGTTCGCTCCTCACTGGGCTAAGAAAGTCCGCCGTCAGAGTCGTCGAAGACGGCAAGAAGAAAATCCGCCGCGGCGACCACTCCGGAAAAATCGAGTCGGTGAATGCCTCGCTGTTGGAAACGCTCCTCGCGGAGAACTACACGCCTGTCGTGACGGTGCCGATGCTGGCCGACGACGGAACGCCCGTCAACGCCGACGCTGACCGCGCCGCCGCCGCAATCGCTGGCGCACTTGGTGGCGAACTGGTCGTCTTGACGGACGTTCCGGGACTGCTCGAAAATCCGGACAACGAGACGACGCTCATCGAGCAGGTCGCCACTCCTGCGGAGATGGCGACCGCGAAGGACGTCGCGGAAGGGTTCATGACGAAGAAGGTCATGGCGGCCACGGAGGCCCTGAACGGCGGGGCGAAATCGGTCGTTATCGCCGACGCGAACAACCGCGACCCGATTACCGCGGCCCAGAAGGGCCACGGAACGAAGTTCACGCCTGCCGCAGTGGAGGGACCACAATGA
- a CDS encoding [LysW]-lysine hydrolase produces the protein MTLSKAMTAPKIAQSDAHDLLVELVETPSVSGNEEICAELLASFFEEQGREAWIDDAGNVRAPGNGVLLTSHIDTVPGEIPVEVDGGVLWGRGSVDAKGPLAAMAVTAIQTGASFVGVVGEETDSRGARHLVQNYEEPEFVVNGEPSGWDAVTLGYRGFLSGTYSVSVESVHTSRPEANAIQHAVSWLSKIESAFDSNADSTGKAGSTDESGSVFESVTAKPVSFDGGLAADGLATEAEIEVQFRIPPGTTADEICEIAESELDAGEVSWHDSIQPTMASPRTELARAFRVAIRGEDGDPSLLRKTGTSDANIYAEAWDCPVVTYGPGDSSLDHTPDEHLELAEFDESVAVLSAVCESLGEKL, from the coding sequence ATGACGCTATCGAAAGCCATGACAGCACCGAAAATCGCGCAATCAGACGCACACGATTTGCTGGTCGAACTGGTCGAAACGCCGTCAGTGTCGGGAAACGAGGAGATTTGTGCCGAACTGCTCGCCTCGTTCTTCGAGGAACAGGGCCGTGAGGCGTGGATAGACGACGCCGGAAACGTCCGCGCGCCGGGAAACGGAGTCCTGCTCACGTCGCACATCGACACGGTTCCGGGGGAAATCCCGGTCGAAGTCGATGGCGGCGTTCTCTGGGGTCGCGGAAGCGTGGACGCCAAAGGCCCGCTCGCGGCGATGGCGGTGACAGCAATCCAGACAGGAGCGAGTTTCGTCGGTGTCGTTGGCGAGGAAACCGACTCACGCGGTGCGCGTCACCTCGTCCAAAACTACGAGGAACCCGAATTTGTTGTCAATGGCGAACCAAGTGGTTGGGACGCCGTCACGCTCGGCTATCGTGGCTTCCTCTCGGGAACCTACTCTGTTTCCGTCGAATCCGTCCACACTTCGCGGCCGGAAGCGAACGCTATCCAGCACGCGGTCAGTTGGCTGTCGAAAATCGAATCGGCCTTTGACTCAAACGCCGATTCGACGGGAAAGGCGGGTTCGACGGACGAGTCGGGTTCCGTCTTTGAATCCGTGACTGCGAAACCGGTTTCGTTCGACGGTGGACTCGCGGCAGATGGTTTGGCAACGGAAGCCGAAATCGAAGTCCAGTTCAGAATCCCGCCGGGGACGACGGCGGACGAGATTTGTGAGATTGCCGAATCCGAACTGGATGCGGGGGAAGTCTCGTGGCACGATTCGATTCAGCCGACCATGGCCAGTCCGCGCACAGAATTGGCGCGGGCGTTTCGCGTGGCGATTCGAGGCGAGGATGGCGACCCGAGTTTGCTCCGTAAAACCGGAACCAGCGACGCGAACATCTACGCCGAGGCGTGGGATTGCCCGGTCGTGACCTACGGGCCGGGCGATTCGTCGCTCGACCACACGCCGGACGAACACCTCGAACTCGCGGAGTTCGACGAGTCCGTGGCCGTCCTTTCGGCGGTCTGTGAATCGCTGGGGGAGAAACTATGA
- a CDS encoding aspartate aminotransferase family protein: MSEFVYSQKPIPIERGEGVYLYAEDGTEYLDFGASYAVSPVGHCHPEVVSAVQEQAAELLFVHASYPTESRDSLYEKLATVAPSGLENVWLCNSGTEANEAALKFARSATGKSKIVAAKRGFHGRTMGSLSVTWKPKYRTPFEPLVDDVEFVTYGDEDELAEAVDDDTAAVILEPVQGEGGVNPATKSYLQTARDLTAESGTALLFDEIQTGLGRTGAFWACEHAGVTPDILTTAKGLASGLPIGTTLCADWIAEDAGSHGSTFSGSPVVSAAAKATLSVLVEENLPAHAAEMGEYLQSELHAANLPVRDIRGHGLLVGIEVKRGANRLVKELALSHQILALPAGRSVLRLLPPLTVETAHLDRVVAALSDVLGGEE; this comes from the coding sequence ATGAGCGAGTTCGTCTACTCCCAGAAACCCATTCCAATCGAGCGTGGCGAGGGGGTCTATCTCTACGCCGAGGACGGAACCGAATACCTCGACTTCGGCGCGAGTTACGCGGTTTCGCCGGTCGGCCACTGCCACCCCGAAGTGGTTTCAGCGGTGCAGGAACAGGCCGCGGAATTGCTGTTCGTTCACGCTTCGTATCCGACGGAATCGCGCGATTCGCTGTACGAGAAGTTGGCGACCGTCGCGCCTTCCGGCCTCGAAAACGTCTGGCTCTGTAACTCCGGAACGGAGGCGAACGAAGCGGCGCTGAAGTTCGCCAGAAGTGCCACCGGCAAGTCAAAAATCGTCGCCGCGAAGCGCGGCTTTCACGGGCGCACCATGGGGTCGCTCTCGGTGACGTGGAAGCCGAAATATCGCACCCCGTTCGAACCGCTCGTGGACGACGTGGAGTTCGTCACCTACGGCGACGAGGACGAACTCGCGGAAGCAGTAGACGACGACACCGCCGCGGTCATCCTCGAACCCGTGCAGGGCGAGGGCGGCGTCAATCCCGCGACGAAGAGCTATCTCCAAACCGCGCGCGACCTGACCGCCGAATCGGGCACGGCTTTGCTGTTCGACGAGATTCAGACCGGACTCGGCCGGACGGGCGCGTTCTGGGCATGCGAACACGCCGGAGTGACGCCGGACATCCTCACGACTGCGAAAGGATTGGCCAGCGGTCTGCCAATCGGCACGACCCTCTGTGCCGACTGGATTGCCGAGGACGCCGGGTCGCACGGTTCGACCTTCAGCGGGAGTCCGGTCGTCAGCGCGGCGGCGAAGGCGACCCTCTCGGTACTCGTCGAAGAGAACCTTCCGGCACACGCGGCGGAGATGGGCGAATATCTTCAGTCGGAACTGCACGCCGCGAACCTCCCAGTTCGTGATATTCGCGGTCACGGCCTGCTGGTCGGAATCGAAGTGAAACGCGGCGCGAACCGTCTCGTGAAGGAACTCGCGCTCTCTCACCAAATCCTCGCACTTCCGGCGGGACGGAGCGTTCTGCGTCTGCTTCCGCCACTGACCGTCGAAACGGCGCATCTCGACAGGGTAGTTGCGGCGCTGTCGGACGTGTTGGGAGGGGAAGAATGA
- a CDS encoding 2'-5' RNA ligase family protein: MYSLNVPVPGEVARLAEELRPSLYQFDTVRDQHTLVAKRFGNRDDYDRLEMQVRTALAGSPAFEARIAEIDRFENPARGDGPVVYLAVESPGLRKLHRELISEFDCIEGIEGDDYVPHVTLARGGNLDVAQQLTEREIDPITWNVTRLQLWDATYDEPTATISLPA, encoded by the coding sequence GTGTACAGCCTCAACGTTCCCGTTCCCGGCGAAGTTGCCCGACTCGCGGAGGAACTCCGACCATCGCTCTACCAGTTCGACACTGTGCGCGACCAGCACACCTTGGTCGCCAAGCGATTCGGCAACCGCGACGACTACGACCGGCTCGAAATGCAGGTTCGAACCGCGCTCGCCGGTTCGCCCGCCTTCGAGGCACGAATCGCGGAAATAGATAGGTTCGAAAATCCGGCACGGGGCGATGGGCCCGTGGTCTATCTCGCGGTCGAAAGCCCCGGCTTGCGAAAACTTCACCGCGAACTGATTTCCGAGTTCGACTGCATCGAGGGAATCGAAGGCGACGACTACGTTCCGCACGTGACGCTCGCCCGTGGTGGAAATCTCGATGTAGCCCAGCAACTCACAGAACGCGAAATCGACCCGATTACGTGGAATGTCACGCGACTACAGCTCTGGGATGCGACCTACGACGAACCGACCGCGACGATTTCGCTTCCTGCGTAA
- the lysW gene encoding lysine biosynthesis protein LysW produces MAECVECGADVPLHDDLESGEIIDCATCGVELEVIDVNPPVLDRAPELEEDWGE; encoded by the coding sequence ATGGCAGAATGCGTTGAGTGCGGGGCGGACGTACCCCTGCACGACGATTTGGAATCGGGCGAAATCATCGACTGTGCGACCTGCGGCGTGGAATTGGAAGTCATCGACGTGAACCCGCCAGTCCTCGACCGGGCACCCGAGCTCGAAGAGGACTGGGGGGAGTAA